A stretch of DNA from Glycine max cultivar Williams 82 chromosome 18, Glycine_max_v4.0, whole genome shotgun sequence:
TAGTTTTCAATAAGATCTTGACTAACTTCAATCTTTTTATGTGTGTTGGTGTAGATGGCCTCAAAGAAAAGATGTGCTTCATCCTCTAGACCACATGAGCTTTATGACACATCTCGATTTGTGTCGGAGACAGCTTGGGACAGGTACGAGCGAACGTCCATAACAGGAATATTCTCCcagagaggaatatggagttaGCTTACTCCCATTATGATGAGTTCCTCAAAGAGCTGGAGCAACGCTAGTGGCACAGGAACTTGACAAGGTAGATGGAGAATCACATTGACCACACCTTGGTCAAGGAGTTTTATTCAAACCTCTATGACCCAGAGGATCGCTCCCCCAGACAATGCAAGGTgcagaggaagatgatcaagttTGATGCAACCACACTGAATGCATTCTTAGAGACACCTGTGGTACTAGAGCCTGGAGATAGGTACTTAGCTTATTCTTGTTTTTGTCACACTCACCCTGACCCTCAGGAGATTGCAGCATACTAGGACGAGGATTTGTCCTAAATGTTGAGGGGGCGCCGTGGAACTTAATAAGGATGGACCTGACCACTCTTGCTCATACATGGAGTGTCCTTTCCTACTCCAACCTCGCCCCTATTTCTCACACCTTTGATCTTAATATGGACAGGGTGAGGTTGGTGTACAGCCTTGTTATAAAGATGGATAAGGATTTGGGCTCGATCATCTCAAGCTAGATCTCCCAGATGACCTAGTCCAACTCCTCTAGCTTGGGCTTTCCTGCCCTTATCACAACTCTGTGCATAGCTGGAGGAGTAGTATCCGATTCATTGACGTTCGAGTCTCTCATCCCGACCATTAATTTGGCCTATATCAGCAAGAACTATTGGGACCCAGAGGATCCCTCCATCACATTTCCTGGGTCTCACAAGGCCAGGGCCAGGGCCCCTTTAGATGCTCCAGCTCCAGCACTAGCACCAGTACTTCCACCTCAAGCACCTATTTTAGCGCTAGTCGGCCCTTCCACATTGACCACTGATGCCATCGCACCAATGCTGTAGAGCATTCACCACGGCCTTTGCCTGGTGATGCAAGCATACATAATTTAGCTCAACAGCGGTCGATTATTAGCATGGAGGACTTCATGGCACAAGTGGCTTGTGGCCCATGAGCCATAGATGCAGGTTCCTGAAGATACTGAAGACACTCCTACTGAAGCAACTGCGGATGATACCCCAGAGGCAGAGGCAGAGGCTCAAGACACACCGATGGAGGCTGCTGAGGAGGGAGTCTCAAGCGCAGTAGAGGCATGCATTAACGAGGACTACGTAGCAGATGTCACTACGGCGCAGGGGACTTGGGATCCATGGCTCACTCCAGCTCAGGATGATTAAAGCATGACAGGATTTgacttaatttttttgctttttgaatagtttaatttagctttttatttacttagtattttattgcttttgaaacattttacttttttttaagtttaaacagtGGTTTAATTCTGCACTTTATAGTTTTATTCAGCAATGGTGTTTGTTTTGATATTGGTTTAATTCTGCTTTATGTAGAAGAGAAAGAGCATAAAAATTAGGGGCGTGAGTGAAAATGTTAGTTTGCATGACAAGAAAATAGTGAAGGTAACCAATTGATGTAACCGGTGAGTTGTGTGAATCTTAAACTGTGAGAGAACGACTATGGGGGTCCAATATGCTTTATGCTTTATGCTTTATGCTCCATACTTGGTCGAGACATCTTGTCAAGCATTTATCAAAACAAGTATTTCAGTtggattaaatgatttttttttcaattaaagtgttcactgtaattaaattatgttacttAACTGTATTGGATAAACAGGGAGCTCTGGGACCGGCAAAACCTACAGATAGGTTGGATCATGAtgtcgatgatcccctatatttgatgacattgaccattccATAGTTTTTTCTGAAGCTgttgcaggttatgtgggatgctaccgtgtttgAAGTGTATAATGACAACTTCACCTtatacataaagcatgaagatctatcTGCAATAgcacatggtggtcaatgtctcagcatctctgttatatagttgtggattctgtagtCAGTTTACTAcctaacttattgttttaaattcatacataatttactctattttaataacaataggcatatgactgagacaagtatgtgaGCGTGGAATgctgatgtgtatggattcctcgagctaCAGTCCATACAATGATCTGGGCAATCGCAATTTGAATAAGAAAGTTATATTAAGAACTGGATGCAAAATTCAAGGAgggatgtgtacctaggagtctacctgaatgggtaagttaaactgaacaaatgaatttaattaatgtataatagtataataacctATATTGTTTTCCATtgcagtgcacattggcaaatggtcgtcattttgcctaaggaaaatgttgtcacctggttttgttcgttgcaAAATAAACGAGACAACTACtttaaaggaataattaataggtcagtgttgtttttcaatacatttgcattagcattagtcgggaacatcaatattttaattgtacaatacacatccatgtttgtattgaacagtgctttgaaaggacttgacgatactccacaaagtaaatccaaggttGTTGTTaagtggattgttgttaaagtaagttatttaaacaatgtttctagttatattttaatactgtgtagactaatttgtacttaacaTTAAATGTCTatatttcataatgtatttagtatAATAGACAAAAAtgaagcactgagtgtgggtattacgtcatgcactggatgtcaactataatcttaggaagtttcaaaaataattgggaaacgataattgtttaattcaaactaatttcattttgttataattggtattatatattattgacttatgttttattaagcAGTATTTCAATGATGCTAGACCATTGGCACTAAAGAGATTGAAGGCGtttcgcatccagtgggcaaagttttatttgaaagttaaaaatgaaatagttaGTGTTTAGGCAATTTTCGAATTGTACTTTAgttactttacattttttacaattcatgtattattaacattaaatattcttttaattcatggtaattaataaattaaccaTAAAATTTATGgtaaaaactttttcaaaacagaatgaaaatgatatggtgtggtctgttttttaaaatttgcaagttaatttttgggttattaaaaaaacagacatcatattaaaaaaaacctaaaaaacatcgattttttaccaaaaccgatgttgtatgttattttaacatcgatttttttaaaaaaaaatcgatgttaggattcatcaataacatcagttttttttaccaaaaccgatgttaatatacacatacaatatcaatttttacTAGAAACCAATGTTGTCtgcatatattaacatcggttttagcaaAAACCGATATCGATATGAAgatatatgacttttttttataattcttattatatataacatcagttatttaaatcactgatgttgtaattttatattaacatcaattttggaaaatcgatgttaacgataatacttttaacgttggtactttcaacattggttaaTGACCGATGTTGAAAATcttgaataaccgatgttgaaatccTATATTTTAGTAGTGATTTCACAACTACTCCTAAAATGTACAACAGTTAACAAACTCATTGTCCCCAACAAGATAAAACAATCCTCCAAAATCAGTCAAAAGAGAGTCCCACAAACTTACACCAATACAATACTAAATTGCTTAGAAATTCAAAACCGGAAAGAATacagctttttttttccttttctatataTAATCATATGTCTTTGTACatggtttttttaaaaccattaAAACCAAATTCAATTGTAAACCTTAAAAAATTTAGCGTGTATGTTTGAAAGTCTGACTTTCAAATGTACATTTCAAAGTCTCATTCAAATCAtacaaaactattttattattaccattaaatcaaattaatgtttTAGTGGTTTTTACACAGCatagtattttagttttttttatacatgataGTATTTTAGTTTATGCATATTTAATACAACATATtgaatacaataaatatttattttatataaatataatttataattttaataaataaatatttttaaatacataagttatattataattaaaatctgaaataaataaatattttagacatataaattatattttagatttatgataaataatttatatttttattttataggtattcaaatttaagttagaactaaaaatattaaaaatgatagatcTAAAGAGAATAAGAAGATAAGTTAAACCATCCGATTAAATTTCACACAGCTCAAAAAGTGATAtctaattgaacaaaaaatgCTATCTATAAGCGATTTCGGCGTAGTTACTATTATTGTTAAGATAGGTGATAGGTCAGGTGCGGCAATTCCTTTCTTACCCGGTCTGTTTAGTttgctgatatatatatatatataaactaacaTATCTATGTACGTTCAAGTCGTTGAGCTGTGTGAAACCTCAAGTGAAAACTTCAATTTGAGTTCATGCAGGATAAACATTAGATCTGAAAAACCAAAACTCACGCACGTACAAAAGATAACTctataaaaacaatattaagCAACATAGATAGAAGTCTACTTAAACCATTTTAACTATTAGAGATAATACAATAATTCATTAGCTTTTATAAATCTTTGCCAAAACCCTAAGCCTACGATAAATATTGCGTTCATGGTTACAGAAATGATACATATTCATATTGTTAGgtctaaatttatataattgctCCCATGAGATTCTACAGAATTAGAATCGATGACATGAATATTATCTGCTGTATTTGGCGAAGAGAAACGCATTCTCTCTTGATCACCGTCAATCGTTGGAGTTAGTGGAGAGCCGAAAGAGAATGAGAGATCAAGAAATTTCATTGTCCTACTATTTTCTTCATTTGACGTATCACTAAATAAACAAGCACTTGACTCGGGTTCCTGCAAAAtagtataataaatattatttgaatatcaTAAAGAACGAGTTGTGGAAGTTTATCAACTACTCAATATAAATTAAAGTGCATTTGattgataataatattaaatgatttcatTAAACTTATAAGTACGTACAAACGAAAGCTGTATCATTAaactaaagaaataaaagtgTAAACTCTGGAGGACTACTTAAAGAACCAAAATTATATCAATGTATTTAAATATCAATGTATtttactatttcttttttttttctctcttgcttGTAAGTTATAATACAAACAAGACCTAAGAACACTGGCTTTGTACTtccttaactaatttttttttctaatgatgaaaactattttcattcttttttttatcaactaatATTAGTCAactaatattagttattaattattagctTTTGTTAAAGGAAAATTCAAACTCATGACTTCTTCCTCCTTCTTTTCTCCCTTCACCACCAAACAAACCTTATAACTCCTTCAttcttacttttatatattattacagGACTAAAATTTACTTTCACCTCAAGATTTGAgggaaaaaatgataataaaagtaatttgatgttttttggtATATAAACACAATAATTAGAAACAACGTTTGCAACCCAAACATGCTGAAGGTTTTCTAAACAAATGGCTCAATGctttaaaacttgaaaagtTTGAATCTCTAGAGTAATGAAATAGACATGTAGTATAtcaaatagtaaattaaaatagtacCTGATTTAGATCGTAATTATCAGTTTCACTGGTCTGTGAAAGTCCTTTACTTTCTAACGGGTGAATTTCTTGTGATCTGAAGAGTATGATGAAAGATTACGTAAACGAATTAACGATCACAATTAGtgatatgaattaaaaaaaaattattgataaagcAGTAATACCGAATTCAGAAACATGTTTTGTATGTACAACTCTTATAGAACACTTTTTGCTGTCTCCAATTTCAAGGAAAAAAAGTGACATTTTTACGATTAATGAAtgcaaaacatattaaaaacaagaaataattatatgtaatattaaatatagtGTCACTGTTTGATatgttaaaataatgaaattttttttcttttttcttgaaaaaaaaataactgaaatagAATTTTGGTACTCATCTAGGGAAATATGGCATGGAGACAATAGCCACTGTATGGGATTACATATGcagattttattttcagttaCATACcagtaaaaaattacatgtgggGAGATCCTTTTTGGGATAATGCATGGTCATATATTATATTGGTCATATTGTTGgaaatttttattctaataattaatgttgattaatattataagattagttatttattattaatgagctttattttatgtgattaaaTTAAGTGAGTTCTTTGAATAACTAAATCAGATTATATGAATTTAAATGAGCATATATTAATATTGGTCTCATTAGGGACTAATAAAATCCTATTAAATTAACACATTATACGAAGATTATGGTCCCCAATATACCGAGTCGTCACATATAATTTCTCTTCTCTAAATGTAAAAAGTTAAGAAATAAACAGAgtcgaattaaaaaaaatcataaagtcACCGGTTATGCTGACTTATATATTTGTCACTTTGGTTCTATATAAAACAACTCAAATAGCATTCAATCAATAGAGTTAggaccattgcattatcaaataaaaatcaataatgtcCGTTTGGTTCTATATAAAACAACTCAAATAGCATTCAATCAATAGAGTTAggaccattgcattatcaaataaaaatcaataatgtcCGTGAATCGATCCCACCAATAGAGTTATGAGACCTAAT
This window harbors:
- the LOC100791958 gene encoding putative Myb family transcription factor At1g14600 — translated: MKNSKKTGVRKYHKSENPRLRWTPELHEYFVEVVEGLGGKNKATPKSILQMMHVKGLRISHIKSHLQMYRSMKGHTILASMQQEMEENVHVNDHHSICSNCSSQRSQEIHPLESKGLSQTSETDNYDLNQEPESSACLFSDTSNEENSRTMKFLDLSFSFGSPLTPTIDGDQERMRFSSPNTADNIHVIDSNSVESHGSNYINLDLTI